One genomic region from Gadus morhua chromosome 9, gadMor3.0, whole genome shotgun sequence encodes:
- the cox8b gene encoding cytochrome c oxidase subunit 8B: MATLNFSVTLLKRSVTNLVQRANLYSKPAKHHISAGEQAIAMTVMVVTILGPSGWILAHLEDYKKKD; the protein is encoded by the exons ATGGCAACTTTGAATTTCTCTGTTACACTTTTAAAACGTTCAGTGACCAACTTGGTCCAGAGGGCCAATCTGTATTCTAAACCTGCCAAACACCACATTTCAGCTGGG GAGCAGGCCATAGCTATGACCGTCATGGTGGTCACCATCCTGGGTCCCTCTGGCTGGATCCTGGCTCACCTGGAGGACTACAAGAAGAAAGACTAG
- the c9h11orf24 gene encoding uncharacterized protein C11orf24 homolog, translated as MSSYPSLLLPPPVLLLLFFSFPLLMLFPETSLCKAVARRAPKLGDSVTPNEANCNGSCEEALPNNSTKQASGFSNSSSSNSSSRVTDGLNVSEPIDQTSLKQGTILSQGKATSVISLRNNHTVFNHPSNGTKLLDKALNQPPNPSTEERPLSVAPQPIDPPKESTTSVSSPKPATKLVAHITQTTESIVKHLLDQASTSPSPIPRSNLSTDSLHLSNGPDYAGGLIPEDASNKSSTTTATVTSRPAVPVAHTNPAESSTIPTALPLSPTTSAPTAAPAQTTTTTTPSTTTTTMTSTGEKNPQPPASPSPPSALKPKTSVTTGAPVELSTSTTSTTTFTSTTTAAARSDVSTISTAIIFHLADTASLLAVLLFGLLFFVVTVALFVVQAFESYRRKDYTQVDYLINGMYTDSGV; from the exons ATGTCTTCATATCCCTCCCTACTCCTGCCACCTccagtcctcctccttcttttcTTCTCCTTCCCGCTACTGATGCTTTTCCCAGAAACCTCCCTCTGCAAAGCAGTAGCCAGGAGGGCACCAAAATTGGGAGATTCTGTCACGCCAAACGAAGCAAACTGCAACGGTTCAT GTGAGGAGGCTCTCCCCAACAACAGCACAAAACAAGCCAGCGGTTTCTCTAATTCCAGCTCTAGCAACTCCTCTTCAAGAGTAACAGATGGACTTAACGTGTCAGAGCCCATTGACCAAACGTCTTTGAAACAAGGAACCATCCTCTCCCAAGGCAAGGCAACCTCTGTCATCTCTCTGCGCAACAATCACACAGTCTTCAACCATCCATCGAATGGCACTAAATTACTAGACAAAGCACTAAACCAACCACCAAACCCATCAACAGAAGAAAGGCCCCTCAGTGTTGCTCCACAACCGATTGACCCCCCAAAAGAATCTACAACGTCTGTGTCATCACCCAAACCAGCCACCAAACTAGTTGCTCATATTACCCAAACAACTGAATCTATAGTGAAACACCTGCTGGACCAAGCCTCCACATCGCCTTCCCCGATTCCCAGGTCCAATTTGTCGACCGATTCTCTCCATCTTTCAAATGGCCCTGACTATGCAGGTGGTCTTATTCCAGAAGACGCTAGCAATAAATCTAGTACCACCACTGCGACTGTCACTTCTAGGCCAGCCGTACCTGTAGCGCACACCAACCCTGCTGAATCTAGCACCATACCCACTGCATTACCACTTAGCCCAACCACATCAGCCCCAACAGCAGCGCCAGCACAGACGACAACAACCACTACTCCATCTACCACAACGACAACCATGACTTCCACAGGTGAGAAGAACCCCCAGCCACCAGCctcaccatctcctccttcagccctTAAACCCAAGACCTCAGTGACTACCGGTGCCCCTGTTGAGTTGTCTACTTccactacttctactactacttttacttctactactactgctgctgctcgtaGTGATGTTAGTACCATCTCGACTGCAATTATTTTCCATCTGGCAGACACTGCTTCTTTACTGGCCGTCTTGCTGTTCGGCCTGCTCTTCTTTGTAGTCACAGTGGCGTTGTTTGTGGTGCAGGCCTTTGAAAGCTACCGCAGGAAGGATTACACACAGGTGGACTACCTGATCAACGGCATGTACACTGACTCCGGTGTGTGA